TGTTTCATTCTCTCCTTGTGCCTTTTGTGGCGTTCCTCGATCTCCAGGTCTTTCTGGCTCAGCATCCTCTCAAAGCTGGTCATCATCAAATCACCATCTCCCAGAAGTTTCTCCCTTGGCCTGGCATCCTTCTTGCCGCTGTCTTTGGAAAGGGTTATTTTTTCATTCCCATTGCTTATTTTTATGGACTCTGATTTGTCTTTGTCTTGATTCTCCTTCAGCTTCTCCTTCAGTTTGGTTTCACTGAATTTGAGGTTGTCCTCCTTGGATTTATCTTTAAAGGTGGTAACTTGAGGCCCATCCTTATCTTTGAGTGTTGACTTTGGCTCATCTTTGTGATGTTTAAAGAAACCATCTGTGTGTTTGtccctgtgtttttccttttcctccttccatttttccttgtgtttatcccgcttctttttctctttagctGTGCTGATGGTGCTGGAACTGTAAGTCTTTTCTTTCTCCGCCTTCTTTGAAAGCTCTCTTTCAGAATcatttttatccttcttttcagaaaataagtAATCAATGCTCTTCTCTGGCTCCTCATCAGCGTCTGCCTTCATGTTGTAGGAAGAGCCAAAAGCCTCCCCATCCACAGAGAAATCCTTTTCATAATGAGTGGaatccttcctgctgctggagtcCTTGAAttcttctgatttttcctttttctctgtcttctctttttttgctttttccttctcgTGACTTTTCTTTGAGGAAGATGAGGAATGTCGGtgcctctccttctccttgagCTTGTCCTGAAGGCAGGGTAAAGGGAGAGAGTCCTTAAACTTTTCTTCAGCGGCATCAGTGAGAGAGAGGTTAGAAGACTCAAAGAGGCTGGTGAGTCCTGGCTCTTGCCCTCTGTCCGTGAAGCTGTCAGAGGAGATCTCGCTGATTTTGTCATTGGAGTCATCCCTGTAGTCATTCAGAGCCTCCTCCTCCAGTTTCTCCAGCAGGCTTTTCTCCGACTCCCCTCCTTTTGAAGACTTCTTCTCTTTGGAATGCTCCTTGTCCGGCTTCTCCTTATGCTTGCTTTTCACCTTGTCATCACTGGTGTGTTTCTTCTCAACCTTTTCTGGGagcttttgcttgtttttcttctcctgagtGGAATCTATGGACattctttccttcctgtccTTATACTTCTCACTGGAGTCtttatctttcttctctttgtgtttCTCAAAGGAactcttctccttcttctcctttcccccttccGATGTTcctttgtcctttttcttctccttggaCTCCTTATCCTTCTGCTTCTCCGAGTGCTGCCGCTCGGACGAGTACTTGCGGTGCTTGTCGGGGTAGAGCTCCTTCTCGGCCGCCGCGCCGTCGTCCTTGTCCTGCAGGCTGTCCAGGCGATGCATCTCGCTGCCGGCCGAGTCGCCGACCTTGAACCCGCTCAGGCTGTAATCGTCCCTCTCGTCCTCGCTCTCATCCGTGAAGATGTCAGCGATGCTGTACCAGCTCTTCTCCTTGCCTTTCTTCTCATCCTTCTTCTCGGAGAAATCGTCTCTGTCTGTGGAgaagtttttctctttcttctccttcacctGGTCGAAGGAACTCTTCCTCTCCTTGTCTTTGCTGTGAAGATCCTTGTATTTCTCCttggtttctttcttctctttaaaactCTTCTCTAGTTCTTTGTCCTTCAGGATTTTCTCTGGAGCGGCTTTTTCGTTTTTCTCCTTGTCGCCTTCTTTGgatttttccttgtatttttctggcttcaccttttcttttttttctttatcaggagcatctttcttctccttttccttcccagaatGGTGCCTCTCCCAACTCTCCAGGGTTTTGCCACTGAACTCAGGGTCAGACTTGTCCTTGAAGAATGTTTCACAGCCGTACTCCTTGAAGTCATCTCGATAGGGTTCCTCCTGCTTCGTCTTGGgatcttttctctctttagaGCCGTCAGAGGaatcttttctgtctttgttgGTTTCACctgtatctttttctttcctctccttgccAGTCTCCACAGAATCCTTCCTTTTCTTATCCTTTTCAGGTAAATAACTGGGAGTAACTTTGTGTCTGTCTGTTTggtcctttttcttctcagagctTTTCTCCACATAATCCCTCTCCTTCTTCTTTAGGAAAGTGTCCTTTTCATTCCGCTTCTCGTTGtattccttcttctctttcattttattttcctttttcttgtctttaatttcctctttcacAGGTTCTATGATTAGCTTTGCCACGGTGTCATTTTTAATCTCCCTGAAATCTGTTATTGGAGAATCCCAGCTGTCCTCACCCTTGAAATCGAAGGATGAATCAGAGGACAAGTCTGAAAACCACCTCTCCTGCTGATCGTCCGAAAGGCTGAACTTTGTGTCCTCGCTTTCGGCAAATTGAGTTTTGTTATTAAACTCATCAAACCCGGACTCGTCCCtgtaaagtttttcttttttgcatttttccttctcttccttgaaggatttttctttctctagttTAGAAACCTTCTCCTCCTTCAGCTCATTCTTCTTCTCAGATTTGGACTGCTTGTCCTTTGacttcttctttctctcctccttgTGTATTCTCGGCTTCTCCTCCTTGGGAGATTTCTCCTtgacaggtttttctttttctgatttaCTCAATCCTTCTCTGAAGGATTTGCTCAGGTCTTTACTGCcatctttgatttttcttaatgATTTCTCCTCTTTTGAGGATTTTCCAGTCTCATCTTTAAACAACcactccttctcctctgctttaCCTTTGGggagcttttcctccttcttaCCATGTTCCCGATCGTGCTTTAACACTTTCAACTTGTTTTCGACTGGATTTTCTGTCTCTACTATCAAGCCTTTCTCAGGCTTTTGTTTAGAGTCCTCAaactcaaaagaaaatgttttgattattttaatgtCTTGGCTGATGGGACACTGtcctttctccttgtttttatgtttgtgttttgttttatgctttttaaCAACCTTCCCCTCCTTGTCCAGCTTTGGAATTGCTCCATCCACATTGCTATGGAATGAATTCTTTTTCTCAGAAACAGTGTTGTGGggggtgtttttctttttgtgctctGGTTTCTTCCTGACTGGCTTTAGTGACTCTAAGCTCGAGTCCTCGGACGAGTAGTCTGACTCGCTCGTCAGCCTCGTCCTGGTGGAGTCCGATAGGGAACTGACGTCTGACCAAGCTGGAGAGGATATGGTTTTCCAATTGTCCGTCCTCCAGTGCTTGGAGTGCTGTTCTGTAAGACTGGGATTATGTTTCTGGGATGCTAAACTCCCATGTGAAGAGGTCGATGAGGCAGACAGAGAGTTAAACAAGGAGGATTCCTTTAGCACTAGCCTTGAGTCCTTTACACAGCTAGAGCTCTGTAGAGAGTCTCTATCATCCTCCTCACTCTCCACGTTTTCACTCTCTGATTCAGAGGAACAAAACTTGTCATTTTTTTTGCCAAACCGAACCTCTTTGCTTTTTGACTCCTTCTTCCGCttcttttttactttgcttttctccttgggTGCCTTGGCGCTGGCGGGCTCCCGAATTTTGCTGCTGGGCAATATGGAGTGGGTGGAGAGGCGCAGCTTCTCCCCCGCGCCCACGGCCACGCTGGTCTCCTCCTCGTCCGAGCTGTCCGACAGGATGCGGTGGGCAGCTTTCTTTGGTGTAATTGTGTTATTTTTAGTATAAGTTTTCACTTCCATTTTGGGTATGGAAATGAAACTGTTTGCTTTAGTCTCTTTCCTGTAATCCTTTTTCAGCAAATGTTTGTCATCGACCGGTGGGACCCGGTCCTGCTCATCGTCCTCATCAAATTCATACTCATCCTTCACCGGGGTGATGGTTTTGGGGGGCTCCTGGGCCTTGGGCTTGTGCTTCAAACCCTTCTCAAACTCTGAGTCTGTGTTATTGCCATCAACGGAGCTGGAGGGAGCGAAGGAAGGGGCGTCCTCCTCTTCTGAGGTctctgcagagagagaagaacAGCGTGGTGAGGACTGCCAAGGGTTCTGGGGAGGGAACATCACTGGTCTCCTGCACACACCAACCCCTGCAAACAGCCCTGATGCCCTTTGGCCTCACCCAGCCTTTGCAAGTTGGCAGCCAACAGCTTGGAATGCCAGCTTGTGAGATCTTTTTGGAAGGAAACTCCTCCAGCTCCAACCTGCAAGGGGTGTTCCTCAAAATAACATCCTGGGTGTATCACGAGAACTTTGGAACAGGGTTATGACTGCACACAGTGTAGGTGAAGGCTCCCCAAAAGATTGAAAACTCTAATTTGCACTAATTAAAACCTTCAGAGTGTCCCACAATGGTGGCACTGGAGGAGAAGGCTCTAGCAGGGACAGCCTGGAAGCAGAAATTGAAACACcagtgctgggacagctgaACGACAGGAACACAGGACGGGCACGCAAACCTCCTCCTCTCCACTGGAATTACCCACCTTCCAAAGGTAAGACATAATTTACCTGCAACTGGCTTCCAATCCTACATCCCAACTGCACCAGGGAAGCAATCTCAATGCTGGCTTCCAGGGCAAACAGCCCCCCAAGCTAAAGCTGGTGGTTATGTTGTCTGAATTTGGCTACAGGAGCTACAGGCGGGCTCCTGACCATGGCAGCATCTGACAAGAGTCTAACTTCACTGTCCTCTTAAGGTCTCTGTGTTAGTTGCAGGCCACAGCTGTCACTGCCACGGCCACAGAAAGGCCAGTCTCACCTGTGGAGCTCTCTTCGCTGGAGGGGTACGTGGTCTTCCCCAGGAGCAGGTTCACCATGGTGGGAGAATTCGCTACTTTCAAAGGTGTCTCGCCCTTCCTGTTGCTTTGATGAGGATTCCCTCCATAATGCAACAACAATTTCACCACCTGAAAAGAGAAACTGAGGCTTGAAGATGCTCATGATGTTTTGattccagggtttttttgcataattttcacacataactaaaaaaaatagtgtCTTCAGGACATGCCTTGTGGTTCTAACCTAAGAGAGAAACCCCAGCAAcattcccagggaagtggtggaatcatcatccctggaagtgtttaaaaaaacatttaggGACAGGGTTTAGTGgtgcactggcagcagcaggttAATGGCTGGGCTCGATGACTggggaggtcttttccaaccttaatgatcctgtgattctaagAACCAACCTGGGcaggaaagaaggggaaagaacaAGGCACAAAATCATGCTCCTGTCCCAGTTCCAGAAGAATGAACCATCCCCCTGTGCAGGGCAGCACCAACTAAAACACTCAACAGGGAATAATCAGGGAATCATTTAGATTTAATTTAGATTTGAAGAGACCTTCAAGCCCATCCCATGCCACCAaggtcagggacaccttccactaacccaggctgctccaaaccctgtccagcctggccttgaacacaaACTCCTGCCCACTCCATGGGAAATGAGACAAAAATACCCAGAatctctgtgttttcacagtGGGCTGCTCGAAGCACAAGTTTCCAGGAGAGTCATTTAAAGCAGGGCAGTGAATGCCAGCACCCCGACCTTGAAGTGGCCGTTGTTGGCCGCGTCGTGCAGGGGGGTGTCATCGTCCAGCCCCTTGGTGTTGACCTCGGCGCCCGCCGCCAGCAGCTGCTTGGCCACGTCGTAGTAGCCCCGGTTGCAGGCCTCGTGCAGCGCCGTCCAGCCTGCAAGGACAGGGACACTCAGGACACGGCACCGCCCTCGCAGTGGCACTGAGACACAGGGAAAGCCTGCAGGGTCAGCAGGGTCAGGGCTGCGTTGCTCTGGTGGCCGAGCGTTTGCCCGGATCCCTGCGGCACAGCGGGAAggaagctgcagccctgccctgctaCTCCTGCCAGGCAGTCACAGCATCAATCCCACTTCTCTCCCTGGTCATACCATGTGCTACAGTCAGAGCATCTGCCAGACCTGACACACAGGCCCTGGAAATGGAAAGTTTTATATGGGAAATAAGGAGAATTGCTGATGTCATGTGAAAGGCAGGTCTTAAATCCATTCCCATTTATACCACcatgaaatggtttgggttggaagggacctccaaGTTCATATATTCCcacccccagccatgggcagggattccttccactatcccaggttgctccaagtccccTCCAATCTGGCCTTCAACCCTTCCAGcaatggggcagccacagcttctctgagcaccctgtgccagggcctcaccaccctcacagggaagaatttcttcctaatatcccatctaaccctgccctgtgtcagcttaaggccattccctcttgttctGCCACTCCATGGTCCTGTGAAAcgtccctctccagccttctctTAAGCTCTTTTAGGTTTGTCTTTAGGTTCCAAACCCTCTGTAAGGAAAACTCTGGTGCCCAGACCAGTTCTAGCTCAGAACTGCAGACAGGGCTCGAGACAGCCCCCACACAGATTTTCTGTGTGCTCTCCAAACACAGGAACACCAGCCTGGGCTCGGGGGGCAACCAAACAGCAGCATCTCCACAGTCATGGTGGCTCCAGCTCTCAACAAATCTCCAAAgagcacagaacaaaatattttatcgTGTTCCAACAGACTATTTTTAAGCAGAGCCTGTTTTGAAGTTTCCCAGCACGACTGCTCCGGTGTTTTGCTGATAGCGCCGTGGGAGCGCGTTCCGTTACCTTCACTTGGAGCCTTTGGAGGGGGCACCTGTGCCCGGAATTAATCACAACTGATACTTCAGTCTGGCACTGGGATTAATCACACGGGTGGAGGAACAGCCATATCTATTTATAGTCCCAAAATCACGCGAAGAGAACAGCAAAGAGCAAAGTCAAGCTCTTGGACGTGCTGGAGAAAGGCTGACCCAGCCCCACTGAATGGCACCTTCATCACCCCTTCACCAGCATCCTGTGGCTGCCTTCTCCCTGCAGGACTCAGGGCTGttcccatctcatcccaccaGCCTAAGCAGGagcctggcagcactgctgaggaggaggagaaggaggaggaggaggacgaggtAATACTCCTGAGCTGAGGGTCAGCATGGTTAACAACTCCTCCAACTTGGGAGCCTAACCTTGCCCTTCAcattccctccccagcagcagcacccccacGTTAAGTCCTTAAAAACAACTCCCAGAAATTCACAGGCATCAGCCCCCCAACTCCAGAGCGCTGACTTCACAAACCCACTCTCAGCAGTATTTCCGTGCACGtaattccttctcttttaaGTAAAAATAGAGCTAAACCAGCCCACCTCCCTTTGCAAATCACCCTCCAGACTTCCAACACGGCACCCCCAtggaagagcagaaggaaatggTCCAGAGAGGCCTGGTCAGTTTTGGTGTGTGGAGCCACAACAGCTCCAGGGATTCTCAGgatcctgcccagcccagcttcACCTCAAGCAGACTGCACAGCCTGGGAATTCTGAATTTTGCTCCCAAACTTCAACAAAAAAACTGAtgcttttggggattttttatgtgtctttttgttgttatttggtttttttttgttgttgttgttttttaaggGCAGAAGTACGTTTTCCTCTTCAAAGAGCAAAATCACAATTTTTGGCGTATCCCCTCTTTCCAAGGCGCAACGTTAGAAACAAACTACTTTTTCTGGTGGGAGTCGTTCTTGGAGGTGGAACATACAACCAGGTGGGAAGCAAGCTGGGATTCCTGGGCTGTTACCTGCAAAGTCCTTCACATTGACATCTGCACCCTCGATGATGAGCTCCTTGATGCGCCGGGCGTCCCCGCGGATGGCAGCGCGATGCAGCCGAGTCTCTCCTCGCTCGTTTCTCTTATTCACTTTATCTTTGGTTTTGGAGGCAGAGTTGGGAGTTCCCTTCTGACAAACTGTAGACTGAGAGGGATGCTTTGGTGTTGTGTCAactgcagggaggagagaaaCAGCGTCAGGGACTGCCATTCCATGGAATTCCTAAGCCCTTAGAGGGAGCTCGTGCATCACGTTTCGCCCCGGCTCTTCCCAAAATATTCACCACAAGGCAGCAAGAGGCAACCCAAGCTCTGGAGTGGATGTGAACAGAGCAGCCTGTGTGTCCCACGGAGATGGGAATTGTGAGCTGCCAGACCCACTGGAGAGCTGCAATCCTGGCAAACTCTGTGGGCAATCCCGTGATCTGGGAGCAGACAATGCAGCTCCTCACCCTCAAACCTCaattccccagggaagtggcctTTTACCAAGCAC
This Vidua chalybeata isolate OUT-0048 chromosome 11, bVidCha1 merged haplotype, whole genome shotgun sequence DNA region includes the following protein-coding sequences:
- the ANKRD11 gene encoding ankyrin repeat domain-containing protein 11, whose protein sequence is MPKGGCSKTPQSEDFSLSNDMVEKQTGKKDKDKVSLTKTPKLDRSDGGKEVKERATKRKLPFTVGTNGDQKDSDTEKQGPERKRIKKEPATRKPGLLFGMGLSGIRAGYPLSERQQVALLMQMTAEESANSPVDTTPKHPSQSTVCQKGTPNSASKTKDKVNKRNERGETRLHRAAIRGDARRIKELIIEGADVNVKDFAGWTALHEACNRGYYDVAKQLLAAGAEVNTKGLDDDTPLHDAANNGHFKVVKLLLHYGGNPHQSNRKGETPLKVANSPTMVNLLLGKTTYPSSEESSTETSEEEDAPSFAPSSSVDGNNTDSEFEKGLKHKPKAQEPPKTITPVKDEYEFDEDDEQDRVPPVDDKHLLKKDYRKETKANSFISIPKMEVKTYTKNNTITPKKAAHRILSDSSDEEETSVAVGAGEKLRLSTHSILPSSKIREPASAKAPKEKSKVKKKRKKESKSKEVRFGKKNDKFCSSESESENVESEEDDRDSLQSSSCVKDSRLVLKESSLFNSLSASSTSSHGSLASQKHNPSLTEQHSKHWRTDNWKTISSPAWSDVSSLSDSTRTRLTSESDYSSEDSSLESLKPVRKKPEHKKKNTPHNTVSEKKNSFHSNVDGAIPKLDKEGKVVKKHKTKHKHKNKEKGQCPISQDIKIIKTFSFEFEDSKQKPEKGLIVETENPVENKLKVLKHDREHGKKEEKLPKGKAEEKEWLFKDETGKSSKEEKSLRKIKDGSKDLSKSFREGLSKSEKEKPVKEKSPKEEKPRIHKEERKKKSKDKQSKSEKKNELKEEKVSKLEKEKSFKEEKEKCKKEKLYRDESGFDEFNNKTQFAESEDTKFSLSDDQQERWFSDLSSDSSFDFKGEDSWDSPITDFREIKNDTVAKLIIEPVKEEIKDKKKENKMKEKKEYNEKRNEKDTFLKKKERDYVEKSSEKKKDQTDRHKVTPSYLPEKDKKRKDSVETGKERKEKDTGETNKDRKDSSDGSKERKDPKTKQEEPYRDDFKEYGCETFFKDKSDPEFSGKTLESWERHHSGKEKEKKDAPDKEKKEKVKPEKYKEKSKEGDKEKNEKAAPEKILKDKELEKSFKEKKETKEKYKDLHSKDKERKSSFDQVKEKKEKNFSTDRDDFSEKKDEKKGKEKSWYSIADIFTDESEDERDDYSLSGFKVGDSAGSEMHRLDSLQDKDDGAAAEKELYPDKHRKYSSERQHSEKQKDKESKEKKKDKGTSEGGKEKKEKSSFEKHKEKKDKDSSEKYKDRKERMSIDSTQEKKNKQKLPEKVEKKHTSDDKVKSKHKEKPDKEHSKEKKSSKGGESEKSLLEKLEEEALNDYRDDSNDKISEISSDSFTDRGQEPGLTSLFESSNLSLTDAAEEKFKDSLPLPCLQDKLKEKERHRHSSSSSKKSHEKEKAKKEKTEKKEKSEEFKDSSSRKDSTHYEKDFSVDGEAFGSSYNMKADADEEPEKSIDYLFSEKKDKNDSERELSKKAEKEKTYSSSTISTAKEKKKRDKHKEKWKEEKEKHRDKHTDGFFKHHKDEPKSTLKDKDGPQVTTFKDKSKEDNLKFSETKLKEKLKENQDKDKSESIKISNGNEKITLSKDSGKKDARPREKLLGDGDLMMTSFERMLSQKDLEIEERHKRHKERMKQMEKMRHRSGDPKLKDKLKSSEDVRKRSLDLPTKKPLTLDTQLKDKKLKELGPLTPILSPENKAQPAVGTDSKDWITGPQLKEILPASPRPDQNRPTGVPTPASVVSCPSYEEVMQTPRTPSCSNEDYTDLMFECADSQHSLPISTMSMNACSPSFFDRYTNVSSGLPENPSQTPTRTIPSSNLYRSISVDIRRAPEEEFSVGDKFFRQQSVPATSNYDSPVQHLMEEKVPLPSVPAEKFQCLSPGYYSPDYGVSSPKVEALHCTPGAVSGVAQSPESVFSGLQAKSSPSHRDELLAPSVESALPPDIGMPLDTTEEQQATASIMPPESTYLPPIEENHFSSGMPEQNNIDWDNPPSRNPDAAIPPSLMGNPAEHSVTWSMGSELLMKSPQRFSESPKPPLCSLEPIHPAPVAFIPTETSYPVSPISYPLSVSEPRLEEVKEDAEEAVPGEIANAEEQAPYMSPTRLDTFFNNCKPLPEEAPEIPPEPPCVPAEPQAEVVAAPENNYLESSNAAPANAEEAVTWPDPFTNTEDELDLGPFSLPELPLQPKDVAETEMTEAEAVEESPAAAPEPSTGIIKAAASAIASGEPEEPPASQAAATLPTDTEPPAEEQKPEVATQEAASEALNAAEEKAAEDSEAQVFQQTPSEPAQAESKEVEAVHEELSSAAGVAEGSSQPCPVPVASSEAGVPQDGAAARGGSQAPPSQADAPPGSAQAEIVEPVQKPVAEAPKPPKIEEIPQRITRNRAQMLANQNKQNAAASEKEFPPVSAPVTRAKGRITEEDDSQAQHPRKRRFQRSNQQLQQQINTSTQQTREMIQQTLAAIVDAIKLDDIEPYHSDRSNPYFEYLQIRKKIEEKRKILCYITPQAPQCYAEYVTYTGSYLLDGKPLSKLHIPVIAPPPSLAEPLKELFKQQEAVRGKLRLQHSIEREKLIVSCEQEILRVHCRAARTIANQAVPFSACTMLLDSEVYNMPLENQGDENKSVRDRFNARQFISWLQDVDDKYDRMKTCLLMRQQHEAAALNAVQRMEWQLKVQELDPAGHKSLCVNEVPSFYVPMVDVNDDFVLLPA